In one window of Pelorhabdus rhamnosifermentans DNA:
- a CDS encoding HD-GYP domain-containing protein: MFIRKCSILQAKPGMKLGKSIMAENGMILLDKDVILTDKLIAKLAYWRIPEIFIAEEETFIFFDDLKNERREFVKERDKMIVAVSDIFDQFNGFDQLSVTQLHEFTDETLMPLLLKSDSVFSYLHVFNHTGDYLFRHSINVAIFAGIIGKWLEWTELQSKQLVTAGLLHDIGKVCIPLAILNKPGKLVPEEMELMKKHALFGYEILQGADDIDDIVKNGILQHHERLDGSGYPSSLQAGDISQVARIIAVADVYDAMISQRVYRQAISPILALKELCQMMYGMMDPKICMTFIQHAKKCLVGSLVKLSNGLIAKIIYLNEQYFTRPVVQTLTGQCIALEEELEIDIMEFVC; encoded by the coding sequence GTGTTTATTAGAAAATGCAGCATTTTACAAGCTAAACCTGGGATGAAACTGGGGAAATCGATTATGGCTGAGAATGGAATGATATTATTAGATAAGGACGTAATTTTAACTGATAAGTTAATTGCTAAATTAGCATATTGGAGAATTCCCGAGATCTTTATTGCTGAAGAGGAAACATTCATATTTTTTGATGATCTAAAAAATGAACGGAGGGAATTTGTGAAAGAACGCGATAAAATGATCGTAGCAGTATCAGATATTTTTGATCAATTTAATGGATTTGATCAATTATCGGTTACACAGCTTCATGAATTTACTGATGAAACGCTTATGCCGCTATTGCTTAAATCAGACTCTGTATTCAGTTATTTGCATGTTTTTAATCATACGGGTGATTATCTTTTCAGGCATAGCATCAATGTGGCAATTTTTGCAGGAATTATCGGAAAATGGCTAGAATGGACGGAACTACAGAGTAAACAGCTTGTAACGGCAGGGCTGTTGCATGATATAGGAAAGGTGTGTATTCCTTTAGCTATTTTGAATAAGCCCGGCAAATTAGTGCCAGAGGAAATGGAGCTTATGAAAAAGCATGCTTTATTTGGATATGAAATTTTGCAAGGGGCAGATGATATTGATGATATAGTTAAGAATGGAATTTTACAGCACCATGAACGATTAGACGGGAGTGGTTATCCTTCATCACTGCAGGCAGGCGATATTTCGCAAGTTGCAAGGATTATTGCTGTCGCCGATGTTTATGATGCTATGATTTCCCAACGTGTATATCGTCAAGCGATTTCTCCAATTTTGGCGCTGAAGGAATTATGCCAAATGATGTATGGTATGATGGACCCCAAAATATGTATGACTTTTATTCAGCACGCTAAGAAATGTTTGGTAGGTTCTTTAGTCAAGTTAAGTAATGGTTTGATTGCTAAAATTATTTATTTGAATGAACAATATTTTACACGGCCTGTCGTTCAAACGTTGACTGGACAATGTATCGCGTTGGAAGAGGAATTGGAAATAGATATTATGGAATTCGTTTGCTAA
- a CDS encoding LysE family translocator codes for MELLFLIKGVILGFSIAAPVGPMGVLCIRRTLSSGMLSGFLSGLGTATADAIYGCIAAFGVTVVSAFLLDHQSYLRLIGGLFLLYLGYKTFQSIPAEEAVKAGGKSFLGAYTSAFFLTLTNPLTILSFAAVFAGLGVGTMDGNYILAGFLVLGVFSGSMFWWLILSGMVNMLRSKFDQKRLKWINWLSGFIIGGFGILSLISSSFT; via the coding sequence ATGGAACTGCTTTTTTTGATTAAAGGAGTGATACTAGGCTTTTCTATCGCTGCCCCTGTGGGACCTATGGGAGTTCTTTGTATCAGGCGCACCCTGTCTAGTGGTATGTTAAGCGGTTTCCTTTCCGGTTTAGGGACAGCAACAGCAGATGCTATATACGGTTGTATCGCTGCTTTTGGTGTAACAGTGGTTTCCGCTTTTTTACTCGATCATCAATCCTATTTGCGTTTGATTGGCGGACTGTTTTTACTTTATTTAGGTTATAAAACATTTCAATCTATTCCAGCAGAAGAAGCTGTAAAAGCGGGGGGCAAGAGCTTTTTAGGTGCTTATACATCTGCTTTTTTCTTAACTTTAACGAATCCGCTGACTATCCTATCTTTTGCAGCAGTTTTTGCAGGATTAGGGGTAGGTACAATGGATGGAAACTACATATTAGCGGGATTCTTAGTTCTTGGGGTTTTTAGTGGTTCTATGTTTTGGTGGCTTATATTAAGTGGAATGGTAAATATGCTTCGCTCCAAATTTGATCAAAAGCGACTCAAATGGATTAACTGGCTTTCAGGGTTCATAATAGGTGGGTTTGGTATATTGAGCTTAATATCCAGCAGCTTCACTTAA
- a CDS encoding EFR1 family ferrodoxin (N-terminal region resembles flavodoxins. C-terminal ferrodoxin region binds two 4Fe-4S clusters.): MFEKISVYFMTGTGNSYKVALWFTEIAQELGLQIKIQQIKTDKLCVEPDAKTLCVFTLPTHGFTAPWLILRHILCLPRGNGAAAVVLPSRAGTRIKGVSLPGMEGTAGYLIACLLFLKGYTVRGVMGVDMPSNWTVVHWGLSKENIEFIISAAEPRVKHFAKTVLSGQVYFDGIIPLILGVWLVPISFAYLVMAQFILSKLFFASDKCIGCGLCASICPKRAIIMTGKTKQRPYWSYSCDSCMACMNYCPHQAVEASPIIAVIFYYLTTIPVSAYLLNNIVKLPLEWFPINWAGIIQYIYVLTAVFLAYLILHTTLGWRLFSKILSRLSHTHYFRKYHNPAVSLKELNKR, translated from the coding sequence ATGTTTGAAAAGATATCCGTTTATTTTATGACTGGTACAGGCAATTCTTATAAGGTAGCCCTATGGTTTACTGAAATTGCCCAAGAACTTGGTTTGCAAATAAAGATACAACAAATAAAGACAGATAAACTGTGCGTAGAGCCAGATGCGAAAACATTATGTGTGTTTACATTGCCTACCCATGGTTTTACGGCTCCATGGTTAATATTAAGACATATTTTATGTCTCCCGAGGGGAAATGGTGCAGCGGCGGTTGTTCTACCTTCAAGGGCGGGCACGAGAATAAAGGGGGTTTCACTCCCGGGAATGGAAGGAACAGCAGGGTATCTTATTGCCTGCTTATTATTTCTAAAAGGGTATACAGTAAGGGGCGTCATGGGTGTCGATATGCCTAGCAATTGGACGGTAGTTCATTGGGGGCTAAGTAAGGAAAATATTGAATTTATCATTTCAGCGGCGGAGCCGAGAGTGAAACATTTTGCTAAAACAGTTTTGTCGGGGCAAGTATATTTTGACGGTATTATCCCTTTGATCTTAGGTGTATGGTTAGTCCCGATTTCTTTCGCCTATCTTGTTATGGCACAATTTATTCTGTCAAAATTGTTTTTCGCTTCCGATAAGTGTATAGGGTGCGGCTTATGTGCCAGTATTTGTCCTAAACGGGCTATTATTATGACGGGGAAAACAAAACAGCGACCTTATTGGAGCTATTCTTGTGATAGTTGTATGGCTTGTATGAATTATTGCCCGCATCAAGCGGTGGAGGCAAGTCCAATAATAGCAGTTATTTTTTATTATCTAACCACGATACCTGTTTCAGCATATTTATTGAATAATATAGTTAAGTTACCTTTGGAGTGGTTTCCTATAAATTGGGCTGGAATCATACAATATATTTATGTTTTGACGGCAGTCTTTTTGGCATATTTAATCTTACATACTACATTGGGCTGGCGATTATTCAGCAAGATTCTTAGTAGATTATCGCATACTCACTATTTTCGTAAATATCATAACCCCGCTGTATCATTAAAGGAATTGAATAAAAGGTGA
- a CDS encoding pyridoxal phosphate-dependent aminotransferase has translation MDLSIKGLSISPSSTLAIDAKAKKMKAEGLDIIGFGAGEPDFDTPEHIKRAAIAAIESGFTKYTPASGILELKQAICNKFKKDNGLDYTPEQIIVSNGAKHSLVNIFQALCNPGDEVIIPAPYWVSYPEMVKMADATPVIIRTSEHSGFKFSVQQIKQALTRKTKAIIINSPCNPTGMVYSHRELAEIADLAVEHGIFVVSDEIYEKLIYDGYEHVSIASINDKIKEQTIVVNGVSKTYAMTGWRIGYTASNSEIAKIMGNMQSHATSNPNSIAQKAAEAAINGEQDIVNDMVSAFITRRNYMVKRIHSIPGLSCVTPNGAFYVLMNISKFIGAEIDGIEIKGSNDFADALLEKAKVALVPGSGFGIDTHVRLSYATSLQNITEGLNRIENLLNKVNR, from the coding sequence ATGGATTTATCTATAAAAGGATTATCAATAAGTCCATCATCTACTTTAGCTATAGATGCGAAGGCAAAGAAAATGAAAGCTGAAGGACTGGATATTATTGGATTTGGCGCAGGCGAGCCCGATTTTGATACGCCAGAGCATATTAAAAGGGCTGCAATCGCAGCTATTGAGTCTGGTTTTACGAAATATACTCCTGCATCAGGTATATTGGAGTTAAAGCAGGCTATTTGCAATAAGTTTAAGAAAGATAATGGGTTAGACTATACGCCTGAGCAAATTATTGTTAGTAATGGTGCAAAACATTCTTTGGTAAATATATTTCAAGCGCTATGTAATCCTGGAGATGAGGTTATTATACCTGCACCTTATTGGGTTAGTTATCCAGAAATGGTAAAAATGGCAGATGCCACTCCTGTAATCATAAGAACATCAGAACATAGTGGATTTAAGTTTAGTGTTCAACAGATTAAGCAGGCATTAACTAGAAAAACAAAGGCAATCATAATCAATAGTCCCTGTAATCCTACGGGAATGGTTTATTCTCACAGAGAACTTGCGGAAATCGCTGATTTAGCAGTGGAACATGGAATATTTGTTGTTTCTGATGAAATATATGAAAAACTAATTTATGATGGATATGAGCATGTTAGCATTGCGTCGATTAATGACAAAATAAAAGAGCAGACCATTGTTGTTAATGGTGTTTCGAAAACATATGCGATGACTGGCTGGCGAATAGGCTATACGGCATCGAATAGTGAAATCGCTAAAATTATGGGTAATATGCAAAGCCATGCGACATCAAATCCTAATTCGATAGCACAAAAGGCAGCAGAAGCGGCTATTAATGGTGAGCAAGATATAGTAAATGATATGGTTTCTGCATTTATTACTAGAAGAAATTATATGGTAAAGCGAATTCACTCCATACCTGGCTTGTCCTGTGTTACTCCAAACGGAGCGTTCTATGTACTGATGAATATTTCGAAATTTATCGGAGCTGAAATTGATGGTATAGAAATTAAAGGCTCGAATGATTTTGCCGATGCATTGCTTGAGAAAGCCAAAGTTGCACTTGTTCCGGGTTCAGGTTTTGGTATAGATACGCATGTGAGGTTGTCTTATGCGACTTCCCTGCAGAATATTACTGAGGGATTAAATCGAATTGAAAATTTATTAAATAAGGTAAATAGGTAA
- a CDS encoding efflux RND transporter permease subunit: protein MKQHNLTEWALNHKQIIYYFIIVTFVMGIFSYTHLGRMEDPDFVIRQMVVSVAWPGASASQVEEQVTDKIEKKLQDTPGIDYLKSYSQPGQAVIYVNLKSEVSEQDIRPTWLEVRNMVNDIKGTLPQGVVGPAFNDRFDDVFGSIYALTTDGFTYEEMRDRAEKIRRTLLGVPNVKKVELLGVQDEKIYIEMESSKLAQLGIDPNLIINTVKTQDAMTASGMIETSSDDVYLRISGMFDDIESIRNLPIRVNDRTFRLGDIANVRRSYADPMEPKMYFNGQPAIGISISMDKGGNILTLGADISKTIDQIKQDLPLGFEISQVSNQPKVVEESIGEFIKSLREAVIIVLIVCFISLGIRSGVVVALCIPLVIAGVFACMQVMGIDLHKISLGALIIALGLLVDDAIIAVEMMSVKLEQGWDKFKAACFAYTATAFPMLTGTLITCAGFIPIGFSKGSAAEFTSSLFKVITIALLISWLVSVLITPLLGQLLIKVKPAAKSGHDIYDTKFYRMFRRVLIWCLCRKKLVLGVTMLCFLSSIFLLKFVKQEFFPPSIRPELIVELTLPEGSSLKATEQEAKRFAESLADDANIDNYSYYVGEGAPRFVLTTDPKLPANNYAQFVIVAKNTQAREVLNKKIDNLFAEKFVNVRGNVKLIQTGPPSPYPIMLRVAGYDHDKVREIAQQVSTAMAANPNITDINFDWNEKSKIMHLSVDQDKARMLGIDSQTLATNLQTQLSGADISEFREKDKTVDVVFRIDSQNRNNLAHIKDLNIHIGNGKFVPLGQIAKISYEAEDGLIWRRDLKPAITVQANVTQGVTGNDATKQVYEKLKDLRNNLPPGYSITIGGSLENSQKAIGYLLQPVPVMLIIIFTLLMFQLQKMSLMILTVLTAPLGIIGVSISMLLTQRPMGFVSELGILALSGMIIRNSVILIDQIEQHIKDGETVWDAIIDSTILRFRPIMLTAAAAILGMIPLMASTFWGPMAVAIAGGLFGATVLTLLVLPTMYAAWFKVKPDVEND from the coding sequence ATGAAACAGCATAATTTGACAGAGTGGGCACTTAATCATAAACAGATTATCTATTATTTCATCATTGTAACTTTTGTAATGGGAATATTTTCATATACTCATTTAGGAAGAATGGAAGACCCCGATTTTGTCATTCGCCAAATGGTTGTTTCCGTGGCTTGGCCAGGTGCCAGTGCCAGTCAAGTGGAAGAACAGGTAACAGACAAAATAGAAAAAAAGCTCCAAGATACGCCTGGAATAGATTACTTAAAAAGTTATTCCCAGCCGGGGCAGGCCGTGATCTATGTAAACTTAAAAAGTGAGGTAAGTGAACAAGATATTAGGCCAACCTGGTTGGAAGTACGTAACATGGTCAATGATATAAAGGGTACGTTACCGCAGGGGGTAGTCGGACCTGCATTTAATGACAGGTTTGATGATGTTTTTGGCTCAATTTATGCGCTTACAACGGATGGGTTTACCTATGAAGAAATGCGCGATAGAGCGGAGAAAATACGCAGGACTTTACTGGGAGTTCCCAACGTAAAAAAAGTTGAATTGCTTGGTGTGCAGGACGAAAAAATTTATATTGAAATGGAGAGCAGCAAGTTAGCTCAACTTGGTATTGATCCCAATCTAATTATCAATACTGTGAAAACACAGGATGCCATGACAGCATCAGGAATGATCGAAACATCGTCTGACGATGTGTACTTACGTATTAGCGGCATGTTTGATGACATAGAAAGTATCCGCAATTTGCCCATTCGTGTCAATGATCGCACCTTTAGACTGGGGGATATTGCTAATGTGCGGCGTAGTTATGCTGATCCGATGGAGCCTAAAATGTATTTTAATGGTCAACCTGCCATCGGAATCTCCATATCGATGGATAAAGGGGGGAATATTCTTACACTGGGGGCAGATATAAGCAAAACGATTGATCAAATTAAGCAGGATTTACCGCTTGGTTTTGAAATCAGTCAAGTATCCAATCAGCCAAAAGTAGTCGAAGAATCTATTGGTGAATTTATAAAATCATTGCGTGAAGCAGTAATCATTGTGTTGATTGTCTGTTTTATAAGCCTTGGTATACGTTCTGGTGTAGTAGTTGCTCTATGTATTCCACTGGTAATAGCTGGTGTATTTGCTTGCATGCAAGTCATGGGGATTGATTTGCATAAGATTTCATTAGGTGCGTTGATTATTGCGTTGGGATTACTAGTTGATGATGCAATTATTGCGGTAGAAATGATGAGCGTAAAACTGGAGCAAGGCTGGGATAAGTTTAAGGCTGCTTGCTTTGCTTACACGGCTACTGCTTTTCCAATGCTGACGGGAACGCTGATTACATGTGCCGGTTTTATACCCATCGGGTTTTCCAAAGGGAGTGCTGCGGAGTTTACCAGTAGTCTGTTCAAAGTGATCACCATCGCTTTATTGATATCTTGGCTTGTGTCAGTTTTGATAACACCACTTTTGGGACAGCTATTGATAAAGGTAAAACCTGCAGCAAAAAGCGGGCATGATATCTATGATACAAAGTTTTACAGAATGTTTCGGCGGGTATTGATCTGGTGTTTATGTCGTAAAAAACTGGTACTTGGCGTAACAATGTTATGCTTTTTGAGTTCGATTTTCCTTTTGAAATTCGTAAAACAAGAATTTTTTCCGCCATCTATACGTCCTGAGCTTATTGTGGAACTGACTTTACCTGAAGGATCTTCTCTCAAGGCAACAGAGCAGGAGGCCAAGCGGTTTGCTGAGAGCCTTGCTGACGATGCTAATATTGATAATTACAGTTATTATGTGGGAGAAGGTGCTCCACGGTTTGTGCTAACTACTGACCCTAAGCTTCCGGCTAACAACTATGCTCAATTTGTTATTGTGGCTAAAAATACACAAGCGCGAGAAGTATTAAATAAGAAAATAGATAACTTATTTGCTGAGAAATTCGTAAATGTGCGTGGAAATGTAAAGTTAATACAGACAGGGCCGCCTTCGCCCTACCCGATTATGCTGCGCGTTGCAGGATATGACCATGATAAAGTGCGGGAAATTGCTCAACAAGTTAGTACAGCCATGGCAGCAAATCCTAACATTACGGATATTAATTTTGATTGGAATGAAAAAAGCAAAATTATGCATTTGTCTGTTGATCAAGACAAAGCAAGAATGCTGGGTATTGATAGTCAAACATTGGCAACTAATTTGCAAACGCAGTTGTCAGGTGCCGACATATCTGAGTTTCGTGAGAAAGATAAAACGGTTGATGTAGTATTTCGTATTGATTCTCAGAACCGAAATAATTTAGCTCATATTAAGGACCTTAATATTCATATTGGCAATGGAAAATTTGTTCCTTTGGGACAGATTGCCAAAATAAGCTATGAAGCCGAAGACGGACTGATTTGGCGGCGGGATCTTAAACCAGCGATTACGGTACAGGCTAATGTAACTCAGGGAGTAACTGGCAATGATGCTACGAAGCAGGTGTACGAAAAGCTTAAGGATCTGCGTAATAACTTGCCGCCAGGCTACAGCATCACCATTGGCGGATCTCTCGAAAATAGCCAAAAAGCGATTGGATATTTGCTTCAACCAGTGCCAGTCATGCTCATCATTATTTTTACACTTCTGATGTTCCAGCTGCAGAAGATGTCTTTGATGATATTAACAGTATTGACGGCACCCCTTGGAATCATTGGAGTCAGCATATCCATGCTATTGACGCAGCGACCCATGGGATTCGTTTCTGAACTGGGGATCTTGGCTCTTAGTGGCATGATTATACGAAACTCAGTTATCTTGATTGATCAAATTGAGCAGCATATAAAAGATGGTGAGACGGTGTGGGATGCTATTATCGATTCAACCATACTAAGATTTCGCCCGATTATGTTAACTGCCGCCGCTGCCATATTAGGCATGATTCCTTTAATGGCGAGTACTTTCTGGGGCCCCATGGCAGTGGCTATTGCTGGTGGATTATTTGGTGCTACTGTGTTGACGTTACTTGTTTTACCAACGATGTATGCGGCATGGTTTAAAGTGAAACCAGATGTGGAAAATGATTAA
- a CDS encoding TetR/AcrR family transcriptional regulator, whose product MDDLKDLILDKAKERFDRFGYKKTTMDEISRDCKISKKTIYGHFNDKEDLFISLMLRESSKNREMIFARIEEFSDPLDKLTQLIKISLAYFNEDNFLTRLLKADETLFSTFLSKKYHSMIGKDIILIIADIIIEGKKQGEFRDVDEQLAAYAGVRLFQAFSYMRTIEFSQEKMDQGYYTDMLVDFIVHAIVKR is encoded by the coding sequence ATGGATGATTTAAAAGATCTTATTCTTGATAAGGCGAAAGAGCGATTTGATCGTTTTGGTTATAAGAAAACGACGATGGACGAAATTAGCCGAGATTGTAAAATTTCTAAAAAGACAATTTATGGTCACTTTAACGACAAAGAGGATTTGTTTATCAGTCTCATGTTAAGAGAAAGTTCCAAAAATCGGGAAATGATTTTCGCCCGCATCGAGGAATTTTCTGATCCTCTTGACAAGTTAACGCAGTTAATTAAAATTTCACTAGCGTATTTTAATGAAGATAATTTTTTAACAAGATTATTAAAAGCGGATGAGACGCTGTTTTCTACCTTTCTAAGCAAAAAATACCATTCTATGATTGGAAAAGATATTATTTTAATTATTGCCGATATCATTATCGAAGGAAAAAAGCAAGGGGAATTTCGAGATGTTGATGAACAGCTTGCAGCCTATGCTGGGGTAAGATTATTCCAAGCTTTTAGTTATATGCGAACGATCGAATTTTCTCAGGAAAAAATGGATCAGGGGTATTATACGGATATGCTAGTTGATTTTATAGTTCATGCTATTGTTAAAAGGTAG
- a CDS encoding efflux RND transporter periplasmic adaptor subunit, which produces MGKIFVRRVELVIMLMSCLILAGCSKTATVVEKAPLVHSQVIKMDGIGQSASYSGEVRGRYESPLAFQVAGKIIKRNVDLGSVVHPGDALMEIDPKDIEQNVNISSAQVSSAQSQLKLAENNLIRYKQLYEQDAISRAQLDQYQSAYDVAVAAVGQASAQYSQSGNQLGYSTLYANSNGVISSISAEAGQVVSAGQSVLTLVQDGEREIEISIPENRIEELRKAGKIEVAFWALPETTVEGIVREISPIADKVSRTYKVRISLVNPPQEIKLGMTATVTVAPSDSQKAAYIPLAALYQTGDIPNVWVINNDIVTLRPIKIGVFGDNKVNVLEGLQDGDRIVIAGVHKLQEGQRVRTIGDDQ; this is translated from the coding sequence ATGGGAAAAATTTTTGTTCGAAGGGTTGAACTCGTTATTATGTTGATGAGCTGCTTAATACTCGCAGGTTGCAGCAAAACGGCAACAGTAGTAGAGAAAGCGCCACTGGTTCATTCGCAAGTAATAAAAATGGATGGAATAGGCCAAAGTGCCAGTTATTCCGGTGAAGTGCGGGGAAGGTATGAAAGTCCATTGGCATTCCAAGTCGCAGGGAAGATTATCAAGCGTAATGTTGACTTGGGGAGTGTAGTTCACCCTGGAGACGCTTTGATGGAAATTGATCCTAAAGATATTGAGCAGAATGTAAATATTAGTTCAGCTCAGGTATCTTCCGCTCAATCACAATTGAAGCTTGCCGAGAATAATCTGATTCGCTATAAGCAGTTATACGAACAAGATGCGATCAGTCGTGCCCAACTTGATCAGTATCAAAGTGCCTATGATGTAGCAGTCGCTGCTGTTGGGCAAGCGTCTGCGCAGTATAGTCAAAGTGGTAACCAACTTGGATATAGTACACTTTATGCGAATAGTAACGGCGTTATTTCTAGTATTAGTGCCGAAGCCGGGCAGGTGGTTAGCGCTGGACAATCCGTTCTTACTTTAGTGCAGGACGGCGAGCGGGAAATTGAAATCAGTATTCCTGAGAACCGTATTGAGGAATTGCGTAAGGCGGGGAAAATTGAAGTTGCTTTTTGGGCTTTGCCGGAGACTACTGTGGAGGGGATAGTACGGGAAATTTCGCCTATTGCTGATAAAGTGTCCCGTACATATAAAGTTCGAATTAGTTTAGTGAATCCTCCACAGGAAATAAAGTTGGGTATGACGGCTACTGTGACGGTCGCTCCTTCGGATAGTCAAAAAGCAGCTTATATTCCTCTAGCTGCTTTGTACCAGACTGGGGATATACCGAATGTGTGGGTTATTAATAACGATATCGTTACGCTTAGACCGATAAAAATCGGCGTTTTCGGTGATAACAAAGTTAATGTTCTAGAAGGGTTGCAAGACGGAGATCGAATCGTAATTGCTGGAGTACACAAGTTGCAGGAAGGACAAAGGGTACGGACAATAGGTGATGACCAATGA
- a CDS encoding Lrp/AsnC family transcriptional regulator: protein MDSNDFKVIKQLMEQARTTWAELGTLLGLSAPAAAERVRKLEELGVIKGYSALINPEEIGCGLAALISVTLERPEQKKEFLTRVNNLPEILECHHIAGAEDYILKVRCSGTRDLERLISEKIKSLSGIKTRTTVILSTVKETPILPIKFERG, encoded by the coding sequence TTGGATAGTAACGATTTCAAAGTAATCAAACAACTTATGGAACAAGCTCGTACAACATGGGCAGAGTTAGGAACACTTCTTGGTCTCTCAGCTCCTGCCGCGGCCGAGAGGGTACGCAAGTTGGAAGAACTCGGGGTAATAAAGGGCTATTCAGCACTAATCAATCCAGAAGAGATAGGTTGTGGGTTAGCTGCTCTCATCTCTGTTACGTTGGAACGACCTGAACAGAAGAAAGAGTTTCTCACTAGGGTGAATAATCTGCCAGAAATACTGGAGTGTCATCATATAGCTGGGGCAGAAGATTACATTCTTAAAGTACGTTGTTCAGGTACTCGTGATCTTGAAAGGTTAATAAGTGAAAAAATAAAGTCTTTGTCAGGCATAAAAACTCGGACAACTGTCATTTTATCGACTGTTAAAGAAACTCCAATATTGCCAATAAAATTTGAAAGAGGGTAG
- a CDS encoding AAA family ATPase — protein MEVLNTGHYLRSVKLLRDKIDYFNQYPFSLPAFRDLHCLEFHPQVTFIVGENGTGKSTLLEAIAIAWGFNPEGGTCNFNFSSRNSHSELHEYIRLIRGARKPRDGFFLRAESFYNLATQIDELKVSDFYGGRSLHEQSHGEAFFSTFMNKFKGNGLYILDEPEAALSPMRQMAMISIIHDLANKHSQFIIATHSPIIMGYPNAIILQISNKGFDVVEYEKTEHYVVMTEFINNRKKMLDVLLDEKKY, from the coding sequence ATGGAAGTATTAAATACAGGGCATTATTTGCGTTCCGTAAAATTGTTGCGAGATAAAATAGATTATTTCAATCAATATCCCTTTTCTCTACCTGCTTTTCGTGATTTACATTGTTTGGAGTTTCATCCACAGGTTACATTCATCGTAGGGGAAAACGGTACAGGAAAATCTACACTACTGGAGGCAATTGCTATTGCATGGGGATTTAATCCTGAAGGGGGAACTTGTAATTTTAATTTTTCTTCAAGAAATTCTCATTCGGAATTGCATGAATACATTCGTTTAATTCGAGGAGCAAGAAAACCTAGAGACGGTTTTTTCTTGCGCGCAGAAAGCTTTTATAATCTTGCAACCCAAATAGATGAGCTTAAGGTCAGTGATTTTTATGGAGGACGGTCATTGCATGAGCAGTCGCATGGGGAAGCTTTTTTTTCGACTTTTATGAACAAATTTAAAGGCAATGGGCTATATATATTAGATGAGCCAGAGGCAGCCTTATCTCCCATGCGGCAAATGGCAATGATTTCAATAATACATGACTTAGCGAATAAACACTCACAATTTATTATTGCAACTCATTCACCTATTATCATGGGATATCCGAATGCAATAATTTTACAAATATCCAATAAAGGGTTTGATGTTGTTGAATATGAAAAAACAGAGCACTATGTTGTAATGACAGAGTTTATTAATAACCGTAAAAAAATGCTGGACGTATTGTTGGATGAAAAAAAGTATTAG
- a CDS encoding HAD-IIA family hydrolase: MQTLGEIRCFLLDMDGTINLGQKLLPGAKEFIDYLKESDRDFLFLTNNSSKDSTHYVEKMCNLGIECDAKNVLTSGDATISYLNSLKSKARVFLMGTPELEREFQKFGFILTDENPDYVVLGFDMTLTYEKLVKGCDFIRNGAAYIATHPDFNCPVENGYIPDTGSMMELIKASTGKVPFVVGKPNKEIIQSAFRKMKQYKLNEFAVVGDRVYTDIKTGENAGITSILVLSGESTVEDLDKYGVKATFVFDGIGDIYKSLKKYDEEHKNISS; this comes from the coding sequence ATGCAAACTTTAGGGGAAATTAGATGTTTTTTATTAGATATGGATGGTACTATCAATCTAGGACAGAAATTATTACCTGGGGCGAAAGAATTTATTGATTATTTGAAAGAAAGTGATCGTGATTTTTTATTTCTTACAAATAATTCATCAAAAGATAGTACACATTATGTGGAAAAAATGTGTAATTTAGGGATAGAGTGTGATGCGAAAAATGTTCTAACTTCTGGCGATGCTACAATTAGTTATTTAAACAGCTTAAAATCAAAAGCGAGAGTATTTCTAATGGGTACGCCTGAACTAGAACGAGAATTTCAGAAGTTTGGCTTCATATTGACAGATGAAAATCCGGATTATGTTGTACTGGGTTTTGATATGACATTAACCTATGAAAAACTTGTCAAGGGCTGTGATTTTATCCGCAATGGTGCTGCATATATTGCAACTCACCCCGATTTTAACTGTCCGGTAGAAAACGGATATATTCCTGATACCGGTTCCATGATGGAACTTATAAAGGCATCAACTGGAAAGGTTCCGTTTGTTGTTGGCAAACCGAACAAAGAGATTATTCAGAGTGCTTTTAGAAAAATGAAGCAGTATAAACTAAATGAATTTGCTGTCGTGGGCGATCGTGTATATACGGATATTAAAACGGGAGAAAATGCAGGAATTACATCTATTTTGGTATTGTCAGGCGAGTCTACTGTCGAAGACCTTGATAAATATGGTGTGAAGGCAACTTTTGTTTTTGATGGCATAGGAGATATATATAAATCTTTAAAAAAATATGATGAAGAACATAAAAATATTAGCAGCTGA